A single window of Myripristis murdjan chromosome 21, fMyrMur1.1, whole genome shotgun sequence DNA harbors:
- the LOC115380357 gene encoding uncharacterized protein LOC115380357 translates to MEYSFGRGRGTFVYPPKTPVGRGRALLMTGPVTSTPMPILDNNPADDNDECSTQPQISCVGLGSPSTDKGNVPVHIIAGIAKEIGMSIGESIAASIDAKLGSGANSNSTADTNRSDGVDTSLVNLVARAKVKEPVFFKGDGLDAYTIHEWETVVMMYLRKRAIPVNEQAEEVMSRLMGKAREVVKVGIRSNPSLVLSDGPGPIFHILKQHFSDTVSSVMPMADFYTTLPFSDEDPFEYWLRLNRAMEVTEDCLKRQNKTVDDPSRELTTMFIRHCPDSELSLIFKCKPLQQWTAADVHEKLVEHGREKRQSSQPRSAAAVTMLQQEVRPANPSPVPSGEKTTHSTPSPALCQPSQGSAESLDRIIGMLERLLEQGPQQDQHYCRPEHQSPGGHRNRVRASLPCEVCGDREHNTRFHCRANHLCYLCYASGHRSADCPKSAMSNPKGAAAFNDPATQHKGNEQANI, encoded by the coding sequence ATGGAGTATAGTtttgggagggggagaggaacaTTTGTGTATCCTCCCAAGACACCTGTTGGTAGGGGCAGGGCACTGTTGATGACTGGACCTGTCACATCGACCCCTATGCCCATTCTTGACAATAACCCagctgatgataatgatgaatgTTCTACTCAGCCACAAATTAGCTGTGTTGGACTTGGCTCACCCAGTACAGATAAGGGAAATGTTCCTGTACATATAATCGCAGGCATTGCCAAAGAAATTGGGATGTCTATTGGGGAGAGTATTGCCGCTAGCATCGATGCTAAGCTTGGTAGTGGGGCCAATTCAAATTCTACAGCTGACACTAACAGATCTGACGGAGTAGATACTTCCCTAGTGAACCTGGTTGCAAGAGCTAAAGTTAAAGAGCCAGTGTTCTTCAAAGGAGACGGCTTGGATGCCTACACAATACATGAATGGGAAACAGTGGTCATGATGTATCTCAGAAAACGAGCCATACCAGTGAATGAACAGGCTGAGGAAGTCATGAGCAGACTCATGGGGAAAGCTAGGGAGGTTGTTAAAGTTGGCATACGTAGCAATCCATCCCTTGTTCTGTCTGATGGCCCGGGTCCCatctttcatattttaaaacagcattttagtGACACCGTCTCATCTGTTATGCCCATGGCTGACTTTTATACTACTTTGCCGTTTTCTGATGAGGATCCTTTTGAGTACTGGCTCAGACTGAACAGGGCTATGGAAGTGACTGAGGACTGCCTAAAGAGACAGAATAAGACAGTTGATGACCCGTCACGTGAACTCACTACCATGTTTATCAGACATTGCCCTGACTCCGAACTCTCCCTGATTTTCAAGTGCAAACCTCTGCAGCAGTGGACCGCCGCTGATGTGCATGAGAAACTGGTGGAACACGGACGTGAAAAGAGACAGTCATCTCAGCCTaggagtgctgctgctgtcactatGTTGCAACAAGAAGTCCGTCCTGCCAACCCATCTCCTGTACCATCTGGTGAGAAAACCACTCATTCTACCCCAAGCCCAGCTTTGTGCCAACCATCACAGGGGTCTGCTGAGTCGTTAGACCGTATTATCGGTATGTTGGAACGTCTTCTGGAGCAGGGACCCCAGCAGGATCAACACTATTGCAGGCCAGAGCATCAGTCACCAGGAGGGCATAGGAACAGAGTGCGTGCCTCGCTGCCATGTGAAGTGTGTGGTGACAGGGAGCACAATACTCGCTTCCATTGCAGGGCCAACCACCTGTGCTATCTCTGTTATGCCTCCGGCCACAGAAGTGCCGATTGTCCAAAGTCTGCCATGTCAAACCCGAAGGGTGCTGCTGCCTTCAATGACCCAGCCACTCAGCATAAGGGAAACGAACAGGCCAACATTTAG